CTGAACCATAACTTTGCTGCCACTCTCAGGACCATTACGTACTGTGAAGAACAGAGTATGAGTATTTTATGAGTATTTTTACACTTTAGAAATTCCTTATGTTAAATATCCTTCTTCATGCATGCTATACGTTACTACCTAGACAATTCCAAacatactgggaaaaaaaactaccatacttttttttttttttaaataaagagtttttcctctttggatTTGCTTTCTCTGGTTTCCCACTTCTCTATTACTTCTCTTATGTTAGCATTGCATGCTCTTGGCTGCACcaaatcagaaaaacatttgaccaaaacaaaactgaaaaacaacaacaacaaaaaaccctcacacgcatttatttttccataagaGTGTCAAGAAcaccaaggtttttttttcccctctctaaTTCGTATATATGATGTATTCCTCACCactccatttaaaataatgtatattcTAAATCTCTTGAAATGCATCTATAAATGTAAggatttttgttgctttcatcACAAAACTCTGCAAgatcagtgttttctttgtgtggtTAAGGGATTTTTAACTATTTCCAGTCAGGTTTTGAGTATTTCCAAGGATGGGGACTCCACAACATATCTGGGCAACCCGTTTCAGGGccctcactgtaaaaaaaagtttcagtgtaccctcacagtaaaaaaaaagacatttattatACACCAAAAATAATACACTAGTTCTGTCTAGGTGTCAATTCCATACACAAGAGactgtttctaaaatattttgctataaGTGGGCATTATTCTATAAATCCCAGAGACTGGCTTTagaaaaagacttaaaaacCCCTTAGAACGCATTTaagaattttaagaattttgtattcatttggaatagaaaaatattacctGAAATGGCGTAGTCTCCATTTGGTGATGCTACAGTTATCGCTGATGCATTGCCAATACTCTCCACTGGCCCCAGACCAACATGGTTACTGAAACTCAGCACGTGCCATCCCATAACTTTTGCAAGCTGCTGAACCGCATGTACTTGGTGCTGCGACATCTGAAAGGTAACAAAAAGTTCAGCTTCTCATCAATACTTGCACACCGCTGAAGTAACTGAAAAGCCTGGTAAAACcagtatttcttctgctgctggacAGTAGCTATTTATAAAAGCGACTTTATCTTACGTTCTCAAGTTTTGGAGGAACTTTTTTTAATACGCTATGTATGTCAGTAGTGCTTTCTTCAAGTTAGACTATCTCCTTTGCAGACAGAGGAGACTACTGTATTAAGAACACTAAGCAGATGAATTTTCCATAGGTATATGGTTTATatgccccctttttttttttaaagtattgttttaaattaacacCTAACTGAAGTGTTATGAACAGgatattgaattattttttcttgtcaggAGATGAGAACTCTGCCCTAGAATACCTAAAAAATCTGTGCGTAGAAGTGTTATGGCAAactcaaataaacaaataaaagctgaggTTCTCAGGCACATGATTATCTCCATTAGTGCTCAAGTGCTTTAAGTTTCTAATCTTTTGTTAATGCTTAAGtttttccatatgaaaattTCATGCTCGTTCCAAGGAAGAGCCTAGCACTGTTAGCAGTTCTCTGAAAAAGCCTTAAAACACCTGATCAAAAAGAGATACTGTCAGCAGAACCTGTTtcaacttgttttcttttgtgtcgTGGAGTTTCATGTAACTGCAACAGGCCAACCATTGTTATTAAAGGCCTGTATTTTGgctatttaaaatgcatattagCGAGACTGTCACTTCTGAACAAAACCAGCAGCTTGCTCCACACTATTAAGAAACCACGGTTCAAGTATCAGCTGATTTAGTAATGGTGGCTGCAGAGCAAACATTAACAAGACAGCGCTGAAACGACAGTAATTGTGGACTCATTAAAATCTCTAAATTGGATTTGGTTAGAGCAAGCTTCAGATATTGAATGCCTTATAGTCTGCTATGACTCTTGCTTGCTTGTTCTGAAGTCAGCAAAAATCTTAGTGCTCTGATAATGACTAGCataaacaaatgcatttcaatggaaaagcaaaaactgatCGCTGCTGGTTACCTTTGTAAAATCTGGCGTCCTATTCAGTATCAGTTGCTAAAGTCACTGTACAAACATACTGAAGAAATCCACTCATATACCTTCCTATTTGCAATACctttatttcaagttttctagtattttatttacaaagatAAAGGTGAAATTTTTACTTCTACTCTTCCCCAAAACACTACTAGAAATAGAAGAATAATGTATACCAGTCTACCTGAGATAAAAGGAAATCCTGCAGTTCTTGCTCCTGATGGGACAAGGTAATAACTCTTCCATCTCTATGCACTACTCTGATTTGCTCAACTCCAATGTTCAGTTGTAGTTGAATGGACCTTTGAAGACAAGACGTACACTTATTCAAAATGTATtacttctgaaaacaggaaGCTTGTTCTAGAACACAGAATGCCTCCCGTTAATTTGTAAGAATGCCAACACGAGCATGGTGCAAAGCCCATAGAATACAAAGCAACTCAAAATATCTTGATTTCATCATTTACCTCAACACCTCCTCCCTCTATACTGCAGGACATGGCATGCTCCCAGAGCCAGTCCGCTGCTTGTTCAGGTCAAAGAACCTCCCGAGGCGCCTCACAGCCCCTCCCCGCTACTGTGCTTCCTTCCAGAGGTGCATGGGAAAATGATGGTTACTGTTCTACACCTAAGCTTTGAGCAGCAGGTGTCTCTGGAACCGAGACTGCAAATTGTACCAGTGACCACAGCCAGCTCCGCAGCATGGAAGCGGCCAGAAAGGAACGCTCAAAATGGGAAAATGGTGCTAAAGCAACTAGTTCGTCCACTTGTCCATATAGTTAATTTGCTGCTGGTCAGCGTGTAGACATTTGTTTCTGGAACATGATGTCTCATATTTCAACGTCAATGTAATAATAGCATAAATTGCATGAGCTTCACATTTCAGTTCCTATGTAACCAAGTTAGGACTGAGCAGCAACCAGCTCTCCATGACCAAATTGGAAGTTTAGAATCCAGTACGTAAAGAAAAACTTTATACTCAACTATCTTCATCTGAACTAAATCATCATCTTCCTCAAAAACCACCTTCTGTTTCAATTACTCCCTTGAAGGAAACTCTGCTTAATAAGTTAACTACTTACTACGTTTCTTCATTAAATGCACTGTAAAGTGGGTGAGAGCTTTCTTACGGCGGTTGCTCCTTCCCACcactcagaaaaacagattacttctatacaaaaaaaatgtttcctagtTTTCTGTCTTAagacaaattctgttttctgccttAAACCTGCAAAGTAGAACCTGAATACTCTCTGCCATTGCAGCATCAGTTTACAGCTAGAAAGATTCACACATTTTCATACTTACTTGCATATCTGTTCATATCCTTGAGATGTTATTAGAACTTTAACGCTGGATTCATAAACATCATTTATGTTTGACCAGTGGGCCTGAATCTGAGGATCCTCAATACGGCTAGCCAGACTGTCAATGGTTCGAGCAGTTCTAGAAGAGAAAGACACATTCCACCCAAAATAATCTTGCCAGtttgtgctgttatttttttatttatttttttacaaggAGATGAAGAGGTTATGAGTTAGATTTTCTTTGTGCCATGCAAAAAGCTTGCTAGTTTTACAGCACCATGTAGATCAAAGTTCTGTTTCATCACCATTCAGGTGCAAATGAAGCACACTTGTTTCCTCTATTTCACGCGTATTCTGCAGAAATATCGAAGCGGTGTTACTCAGTATCAGCTACTGCACAACAAAGAATACTAAAAAGGATTTATGCAGTATAAGGGAAGTAGAGACAACTATCAGCAGCCTACATTACAGCTGCCACAGATGTCAGAAatctgtgtctttttttaagCTAGGAAAGTGTTTACTCATACTTTGTTATCTGTTCTTagtacttcaaaataaatagtCAAGTAGCTAGTTTTAAGAACACCAGAAAAAGATCAATTGTGTTTTACATACATGTACTTTATTGCAACTTTAATAAGAATAGCCTGTGACCTACCTGCGTCTCAGAAAGATGTGTTTTGCCTGCTTTATTATCTTTTCCAAAAGTCCTTCGTTTGACTGTAAAGcactaatttcatttttatcaaaagCCTGGGGTCCTGCTAGTCTCATTCTCTTATGGCCAAAAGGTGCACTAGCTGGATGTGGCATCACTGTTGAGCTCAGGGTTTGCTTGTGAcactgcaaacaaacaacagctgTTGTGAGAGAAAGTGCAACTGCTAGAAGTAGTATGTATACTACAACATTCTGTTTCACACCGAGTCTTTGAAGTGTACATACTTTCACAAAGGGTACCTTTTTTGACTTCATAGGCTTGACAGCGGTTTACATAAAAACAGCTTTATAATCACACTTTGCCTCCCTGTTCAGGCACATCTTTCAAACCTTAATGAAAGGAGAAACTGatttcaacaaaaaaagagtTACCAGCTAACAAAAGTGTGGTAGTATAGCCATAGCTCCCACTAACAAGTCTGCAGTCTAAAACTAAAGGAAGCATTTAGAGATGAAAACTGAGGAACAAAAAGTTTAAAGTCACAAAACAAATTCACAACAGAGCTGGGCACTAAGCCAAAGCTTCAAGTACCGTAGCTCGGTGTTTAAAAACTTGTGGAACTATGCTCTAAGGATCTGGACGCTCTCAGGAACATGGTGTCACAACTGCTTCGATATCTGCAATGTGTCTGATTTGTTCAGGAGGGGAACACACCTCAGCCTCCTACCCAGGTCCTTCCACCTGATTACATGAGAATCTAAAACACTGAAGCAAGAAGTGGAActcaaacaaagcaaagttaTTATAGTAATTGATTCTTCTTTCCTCGTGGGAGTACAGTCTGAACCAATGCTCAATTCAAGTACTTGACAAACACTcagacacaaaggaaaaagggagacTGAGGAGCTGTACTGAAAAGACCTTGCACGGTTTTTCTGAAGCAAGCTGCAAGGCCAAAGGTTAAGTCCAGAACTACTGTTCCAAGAAAGCAGAACTGCAACTCCCTCATCACCCACGCGTACCAGAACTGAATGGCAGGCTACCTTGCACAAATGGATGGGAGTTTACTGGCCTCTAGTGGCTTTCTGTTGTACTACGTGCAAGTCTgaacaaaagccaaaaaaaaaaaaaaaaaaaaaaaaaaaaactcaattcTTAACCATAAACACATTACCTCTCTGATAAGCTGATGCAAATTATGCTCCAGAACATAGAGGTGATCCTCTGGATTCTGTTTTTCGGCAGCagacttctgtgattttttgtCATTGGAAGAGTGACACAGAGAAATAGACAACTGCAAACCTGCAcaagcagattaaaaaattaaGGATACTAAAAGTTCTTGAGCCTGCTGCTGAGAACTTCTTATTCTTTACCTTATAGTCATTAGCTTTATAACCGCCATTCACcatctttttctaaaaaaaaaggtgcaagCAATACAGAAACATTCTCCATAAAACATAATTTGTTGTATACCCCTTTTTAATCTTAGTTCTTCTGAAAACCCATTAGCTAAAGTCTCAAGTTTCTCCTGCATGAAAGCCAGGAGCAATGACAGGCAGAGCTCCAAACTGCTACGTACAAATATCGTTAGAGTCGACAACGTTAAATGCTACAGACAAAATAACAAATCAGAAACAAATCATAATCCATACAATAAAATACTGGTAAATCAGAAACTAAAAATTACTAGTTCAATCTTCCTACTGTTAGTAAGCAAAATTCCAGGAAActctttttcaaattctttgaGTAGCAAGATTAACACACTGTTcagttggtttttgtttgttgaagtTACATCAAACAGAATGAATTTCAGGCCGTCTTTAAGCAAATAATCCTACCTGGAAAAGGCTGGGAGATGATCTGGTTTTTCACAACAATGTGAGGAATTTGTGATTTAATTTGAACAGCTTCTCGTGACAGCTGGGCAAAGATTTCTTTACATAAGAGAACGTTCTGTGCAGTCTCCAATTTTGTCTGCCAGTGCGGAGAACCTTAAAAAcatgaattaatgttttcagaagagtAAAGAGAAGTtgttaccttttattttttccccctgcaggTATCAGATATTCTGCAGTAGCTGTGAGACATGGCCTGAATGCAATCGCTATAGCAGCAAGGCATTTGGTATCTTCTATCcaaacagaatattttccaaagtttCATCTGTTTAGCAATGACTTTTAGATAACACTACTgaattttactttgctttataTGTATATTGAATGTATATATGTACGTATATACATATACTGTAAATTGCTAGTCCCTTCTATAACTGCCATTATATTCCCAGATCTTTCATGAACTCTGCTTGTGAACCTCAGTTTCTTAAGCTGCTATTTACTTCTAAAGAAGCTTCTGGCTTTATTTAACTCACTCTGCAACAAACCcacaagatattttaaaatacgtACTTCCAAATGATTTATAGGCCCAAAATTCTTGGAAGATTCTGGTCTACACTGTAGCCTGAATGCTGTATGAAATATCTACATAACATAGCATCATGTCTATGTTCAAAGCAGCACACACACCATTGTGAAGTAAAACCCTGCCAGAAACAAGTTCTTTCTTAATCCTAAACAACTAAAAATGAGTTTATAATCCAAAGGTTTACAGCTACAGATACTGGCGTGTATCAAGTTAACCAAGCTGCTGCCAGGTGAGCCGTCAGTAGTTAAGACATGCTGCCCAGCATGTTTCAGATTCAGAGAAAATGTATGAGCCACAGCAACAAATGATGCATTTGGGGCAAAATTAAGAGCGAACAGTCCTTCAGTTCAGTTGAGCTAAGTGGATTGTAACTGGCTGAACCACAGTATCTTGATGTACTTTCAGTTACATGCTCAAGGCACTCCAGTATGCTTAAATACAAATTTAgggattttatttcagaaactgtgTAAACACGTGTAAAACATGGAAGGAGTACACTCTGAAAATGTCCCATTGCTGAAGTCCAAACAGAGAATTTGAGTTTAAATTAGAATATTCTTGTTCACTCTTCTTTCAAGCTCTGTGCAAGAATTTTCCAATTTCTTGATAATGTGCTCAGAAAGCAACATATAACTAACTGTACCTGGTTTTGATTTTGGCATGGGTCTTTTAAAGAGATTGACTGTCCCAAGGTCACCAATGTCTGGAGCTTGTTTCTGAATAGAAACctaggtgggaaaaaaaagggttttgatgtttgttttttgttgcaAGCGTACAAAAACCCATGCTATATTATTAAGGATACTGACAAACCTTTATATAGGCTGATCCCTCTAAGTCACTTGGAATTTGAACATCTAAAGGACAGTAATCCTCAGGTATCTTTTTATCGAGGTCAATATCAGTGTTCTTGATCACCTCAAATGTGCCatgatgaagaaaaagggaaCCTAATCAAGGAAGAACAAAGACATGCATattagaaacatagaatcatcCAGggtggaaaagaccttcaggatcaccAAGTCGAACCATCAACCTAACCTACTGAAGtcctaccactaaaccatgtcccttagtgccacgtccacatgtctcttaaatacctccagggatcAAGACtccacttccctaggcagcctgttccaatgtgaAGGGACCAACACCCATCTCACTGCATCCTCCTTCCAGTtagttgcagagagcagtaaggtctcccgagcctcctcttctccagaccaaacaaccccagttccctcagccgctcctcagaACCCTTGTTTTTTtggcccttcaccagctttgttgcttttctctgcacacACAGGAGCACCTCaacgtccttcttgtagtgaggggcccaaacctgaacatagtactcgaggtgtggcctcaccagtgccaAGTACAAggagacaatcacctccctagtcctgctggccacactagttgtgatacaagccaggatgccattggcttTCTTGCACACCTGACATACcactggctcatgttcagccacCTGTCAACCAGCACTCCCAAGatcttttctgccaggcagctttccagacTTTCTTCCCCCAGCCCATACAGCTGCACGGGGTTGCTgtgccccaggagcagcacccagcacgtACCCTTGCTGCATGTCACACAactggcctcagcccatcggcCCACCTATCCCaatccctctgcagggccttcctaccctcaagcagatcaacatGCCCACCTAAACTGGCATCATCTGCAAATTTCCTGAGGCAGCATTTGATGCACTCATGCAGATCTATGTTACAATGTTAAACAAAGCTGGCTCTGacactgagccctggggaatgccGCTGGTGACCACCAACAGGACCAAACTCCATTCATTACGGCTCCTTGAacctggccatccagccagctcttcccCCAACAAACCATacacctgtccaagccatgagcagacaGGAGAACACCATAGGAAAGAGAGTCAAACACTTTACTAAAACTGAGGTAAAggacatccacagcctttcccttatCTGCTAAGCAGGTCATCTTGTCACAGAAAGAGATCGGGTTAGTCAGGCAACATgtgcccttcataaacccatgctggtTGCCTGTGATCACTCAGATGCCCCTTATGTGCCCTAAAATGACATTCAAGGTAAGATCACAGTGATGTGATCTCGATCTGATTCAGATTCACTGTGACATGAATCATCACATGATTCAGCTCCACAGCCTTCCCCGTGtccaaggtcaggctgacaggtgTGTCAttccctggatcctccttcctgcctttctgATAGATTGAAGTCGTGCTTGCTGAGCTCCAGTCAACTGGGCCCTCCCTGGTTAGCCAGGACTGCTGGCAGGTTAACGAAAGCTGCTTGGTTATTCCTCCTCATATCCAATAAATGATGGAGATGCTCCTTAATCCTCTTTTTGCTGTTGATGTGTTTataaatgagtatttttaattgtcttttgaGTTTCAGTTGGGCTTTGgccttcctgtttttctccctccacaACTTGACAACAGCTCTAGAGCCTTCCCAAGTTCTGCTAaccaccttccttccttcaccaAGGATCAAAAACTCTTCATTTTGCAACTGCTGTGATCTCCACCAAGAATCAAAACCCCATCACTCTGTGATTGCTGTGTTCAAGACAGCCTCCAACCATAGCATCACCCTGAAGTCCTTCCCTGTTTGCAAACAGCATGTCAAGTGGGGCACCTTCCCTAGCTAGCTCCCTCGCCATTTATGTCAAGAAGTTATCCTCCACACACCCCAGGAATCTCCTAAACTGTTTCTTCCTTGCCGTACTGTATTTGCAGCAGACATCTAGGAAGTTGAAGTCTCCTGCAAGGGCTAATGATTGTGAGACCTCTCCTAGTTGCTTGTAGAGTATTTTCTCTACCGCTTCATTCTGGTTGGGTGGTCTACAACAGACCCCCACCATATCTGCCTTACTGGCCTTTCGCTTCACCCAGCCCCATGCAGCCAAGGGGCTCCCTGCCATACAGGGCTAACCCACTTCTTCCCTACCTCCCTCTCCTGTAGGGCCTGTAACCATCTCTCACAGCACACGAGTTGTCCCACCACATCTCTCTGAGGCCAACGATGTCACAGCCCTGAGCCTATAGAGCATCTCCTGCAAACAAGGAAGCCCAAACCTCTGTTTTACAACACACCTAAGACTCCAGAGCTCCATAGTTTACACTCAGCTCCAACTTCTtaatgaaatcttaaaaaatataggTAATTTAGAAAGTTAACTtcagcacagcagcatctcAGTCTGCAAGTGGGTGCTATGTAATATTCTACAATAAGATAGCAAGTAAAGGTGCAACACATGATTTAAAGCAATGTTGCTTATGTTTGGCCTGCAGTTTAACACCTATGACAGGGTTCGGTCTGTAAAAAAGCAATCATACAGCCTGCCACTTGGGTGAGACCGATAGAGGCAGATGTCCACATTTGCAACCCTGTTACATCCAGGAACATTTCATCTTCTTTGAGATAAATGATCAAAAAGGGTCATACACACAGCTTCTTCATTAACAGAAGATGAATAGCCCTaagtttctttcctcttcttcactgaCTACATGTCAGGTGCCCAATATAACCAGCTTAGATGCCTGCTTTGTACTTACAAATTGTATTTATTCTGCATTCACTCCTTCATTCTATATTTGGCTCTAGACTCTGGGTTCGTTTACCCCTCTTACTGAAATTCATGTAATAATGCATATTCTCAGCTTCAGTTCTCAGAAGTcacaacagaaataatgaacCAGTGTTCAAGATActcaatgttttaaaatgcttcacATTCCAAATGTAGACAAAAGCCAAAGAGTTACAACACCTACTCGTCAACTGATCAACCCTACTGCCAATACAGAATTGTTCTACAAAGCAATCTTTACTAAAAGTCAGCCAGCCTTTAAGGTCGCTTACCTGTTTCTTCTGATAATATCACCATATTTTCCCGGATAATAAATCAAGTTTCCTCATTTTGGAATTTTGTCACATAATTATCTGTTATTAACTGTTAAGCATTATTAAAGATATCCCCTCtgtttttccactttgaaaatactttgtaaaaTATAAGTTTCCATTCTTggtaataacaacaacaacaaaaaaatctactgtATACCTGCACTTCTGTAGCTCAGATCACCAAGAATTTTGTCGCCCACTTTTCTCAGCTTCCAGTGTTGTCTCAGTCTCAACAGCTCAGAGTTGAAGTCTCTTTGTCGcttattttcctggttttctgcCACTGATTTGGATAAtctttctgctcctttcagCAGGATTTGAGCTGCTCCAGCTAATGACTTCTTTTTGGAAATCAACTGTAGAAACTGAGgattctagaaagaaaaaaaaaaagttgtattttaagTCACGTGAAATTATTATTAGTAAAAACTAATTGACAGCAACCAACAGCGGGTCTTGCTGTATGTTGAGTGGCTGATTTAGAATCACTTTCACATCAGTATTGTGCATACACAAGAAGCACTGTGACTTACAGCCCTGACAAAGAGGCCTTTGAAATCAGCCTCGCCTCCTATTCTTAGCCTTCCTACTCATAGAGCACTGAACCAGGACATGATGTGGAATGCTCTACTACATTTTGCATGTAACACACATGAAAAAGCCTCAATGAAACCAAATCTTCAGTATCGAGTCATGAACTACACAAGGCACTGCGCCGTACCTGTTTGGGAGGAGGGGGCTCCTGCACGACTGGATCCAGGGTCATGAACTTCTTATCCTTGACGATGCTGAGGACATCGTACAGCACGCACATCTCCGTCAGGGCGCTTCTCAGGTTGTTCCTCACCGAGTCCCAAGGCCAGAGGGACGGCTGGAACTTCACCAACCCTAAAAACGAAAGCAAGGCTCGTAAGACACAAAGGCGCAAGCCTCCCTGTAAACACATTTCACGAATCACAACAAAACAAGGCGGGATCCGGGTCTTTTCGCCCCTCTCCCACCGCAATTTGGTGGCGGCCACCCgacggcggggcccggccgcccctCACCTTCCTCATCCTCCGCCTCCCCCGGCTCGGCCCAGGCGCGGCCCGCGGAGCCCGGCTCGTCCTCCTCGGAGCCGGAGCCCTGGCTGAAGTCGATGCGCTGCGCCAGGCGGGCCAGGTTCTGCGACATGGAGAGGGGCTGCAGGTAGGTCTCGCTGCCATCCAGCCCCACCTCCTGCACCTGCTTCTCGCACGCCGACTCGATGCTGATGCGCACGGCCGGCACGCCCGCCATCTTGGAGGCCTCCCCCCTtgctccgccgccgccgccgggcggGGCCGAAAACGCGCTCGGGAGGGGCGGGGCGCGCCCAGAGGGACCGCCCTTCCCCCCCTTCGTGACGGGAGGGAAATGCGGGTGCCCCTCATAAGGCGGTTGGGGTTGGAAAAGCTCCCCAAAATTATCTGGTCCAGccgtccccctgccaccaatgtcacccactaaaccatgtccccaaccaccacgtccaaccttgccttgaacacccccagggacggtgactccaccacctccttgggcaacccgtcccaatgcctgactgctctttctgagaagaaatgtctcctcatttccaacctgaacctcccctggtgcaacttgaggacattccctctagtcctatcactagttatctgtgagaagaggtagacccccagctccccacagcttcctttcaggtagttgcagagagcaatgaggtctcccctgagcctcctccagaccaaacaaccccagtttcctcagccactcctcacagggcttgtgtcccaggcccttcaccagcttcgtagcccttctctggacatgctccaaggcctcaatgtccttcttgtactgaggggcccaaagctgaacacagcacgccaggtgcagcctcaccagaacAGAATACAtggggacgatcacctccctggtcctgctggctatgctattcctgacacaagccaggatactgttggccttcttggcaacctgggcacactgctggctcctgttcaggtgagcatcaaccaGCAatcccagatccttttcctctgcacagctcttCAACCACTCTGCCCCtagcctgtagcactgcatggggttgttgtgccccaagtgcaggacccggcacttagccatgttgaacctcatcccattggcctctgcccattgacccatcctgtccaggtccctccgCAGGACCTTCCaaccctctggcagatcaacacttccccccagcttggtgctGTCTGCAACAAAACATCATCGATCATCAGCAACAAGCATGCAGGAAGAGGAaccaaacagcaaaaatacGTTATTAATAATACTCCAATGAAATTACAGCTTGAATTCAGCCATAACCATTCCAATTACAAATAAACTCTGATTTTCTCTCCTTAACATATCTAAAAGGCTGGAAGTTTATTGCTGTCATATTTGTTCTTGGACTTTGATAAATATGTGCATAAttaaaagcattacaaaaatcagcatttttactTAACAAAATTAGATTGCTACGCATTCATTAAAGCCTCCCTGTGGACGGGCCAGCTTAGTCTCTGCCAACCATGTGCGTCTCCTTGGGCCTGTCGATACGGAAGAGAAGCTCCGCAGGCAAGAAATACCCGCAGTACTGCACGCTGTCCGGCGTGGTGTCGTTGTGGTAGTGCCCTCCTTCCCCGTGGGCGCTGAAGCAGTGCGTGTGCTCTGTGCGCAAGTCGAAACCCTGTCAGTAGAGAAAAGCCTGTGAGCACACTTTCCTGgaatcagtattttaaagtacttgTATAATCTCGCATTTGTATTTCCACAGATCTCAAAGGATGCTACAGCCATTAAGCAATGAAAACTTGCAAGGTGCTTGTGAAACTAACAGTAAGAAAAACTAAGAGGAGCTATATGAGTCCGTAccacaggacagaaaagaatTTAGAAACCCTGCGAGCCCCCAGCTTTTGGTGTTAATCTCcaagagatttcattttttcttttctaatttggGATTAAATCAGACTCATCAAGGAAGCCCTACTGGAAATCAGAACCACTCTGCACTGAATACCATAGAAA
The nucleotide sequence above comes from Oxyura jamaicensis isolate SHBP4307 breed ruddy duck chromosome 1, BPBGC_Ojam_1.0, whole genome shotgun sequence. Encoded proteins:
- the MED17 gene encoding mediator of RNA polymerase II transcription subunit 17, which encodes MAGVPAVRISIESACEKQVQEVGLDGSETYLQPLSMSQNLARLAQRIDFSQGSGSEEDEPGSAGRAWAEPGEAEDEEGLVKFQPSLWPWDSVRNNLRSALTEMCVLYDVLSIVKDKKFMTLDPVVQEPPPPKQNPQFLQLISKKKSLAGAAQILLKGAERLSKSVAENQENKRQRDFNSELLRLRQHWKLRKVGDKILGDLSYRSAGSLFLHHGTFEVIKNTDIDLDKKIPEDYCPLDVQIPSDLEGSAYIKVSIQKQAPDIGDLGTVNLFKRPMPKSKPGSPHWQTKLETAQNVLLCKEIFAQLSREAVQIKSQIPHIVVKNQIISQPFPGLQLSISLCHSSNDKKSQKSAAEKQNPEDHLYVLEHNLHQLIRECHKQTLSSTVMPHPASAPFGHKRMRLAGPQAFDKNEISALQSNEGLLEKIIKQAKHIFLRRRTARTIDSLASRIEDPQIQAHWSNINDVYESSVKVLITSQGYEQICKSIQLQLNIGVEQIRVVHRDGRVITLSHQEQELQDFLLSQMSQHQVHAVQQLAKVMGWHVLSFSNHVGLGPVESIGNASAITVASPNGDYAISVRNGPESGSKVMVQFPRSQCKDLPKGDVLQDNKWNHLRGPFKEVQWNKMEGRNFVYKMELLMAALTPC